In one Misgurnus anguillicaudatus chromosome 1, ASM2758022v2, whole genome shotgun sequence genomic region, the following are encoded:
- the LOC129432189 gene encoding sodium-coupled neutral amino acid symporter 2 isoform X6, which produces MSNFSILKMDNSSECNGYRESPNNTHMNGMKTASSIEHMTNFSILEKDNSSECNGYRESLKKTLMNGMKKASSKKDLSNFSILEMDNSSECNGYRESPNKTLMNGMKKASSKKDMSNLSILEMDNSSECNGDRESPNKTLMNGMKTASSIEHMNNFSILEKDNSSECNGYRESLKKTLMNGMKTASSIEHMNNFSILEKDNSSECNGYRESPNKSPMNGMNKAPGKTEMSNFSTLDVDNSSTNSNEYDGYQESPTKTPINSLQYVDVDAESQNFLSGKKKYENEYTPGSASFGMSVFNLGNAIMGSGILGLSYAMANTGIALFVILLVAVLIFSLYSVHLLLKTANEGGSMVYEQLGYKAFGLPGKLAASCSITMQNFGAMASYLFIVKYELPIVIKSFLDTNDNSWYTNGDYLVLIVTVGIILPLSLLKNLGYLGYTSGFSLLCMVFFLIVVIYKKFQIPCPLPETLINITVNSSVSKPNTTEDDCCKPKYFVFNSQTVYAVPILTFAFVCHPAILPMYQELKDRSRQKMQNVANVSFLGMFVMYLLAALFGYLTFNEAVESELLHTYSRVYDFDLVLMIVRFAVLVAVTLTVPVVLFPIRTSVNHLTGATKNFSWPRHISITVGLLVCVNILVIFVPTIRDIFGFIGASAAAMLIFILPSAFYIQLVKKESMKSIQKISALLFLITGIFVMLGSITLIILDWIHNAGVSEDTGSGH; this is translated from the exons ATGAGTAACTTCAGCATTTTAAAAATGGACAACAGCAGCGAATGCAACGGTTATCGAGAAAGTCCAAACAACACTCATATGAACGG AATGAAAACAGCCTCTAGTATAGAACACATGACTAACTTCAGCATTTTAGAAAAGGACAACAGCAGTGAATGCAACGGTTATCGAGAAAGTTTGAAAAAAACTCTTATGAACGG AATGAAAAAAGCCTCTAGTAAAAAAGACTTGAGCAACTTCAGCATTTTAGAAATGGACAACAGCAGTGAATGCAACGGTTATCGAGAAAGTCCAAACAAAACTCTTATGAACGG AATGAAAAAAGCCTCTAGTAAAAAAGACATGAGCAACCTCAGCATTTTAGAAATGGACAACAGCAGCGAGTGCAACGGTGACCGAGAAAGTCCAAACAAAACTCTTATGAACGG AATGAAAACAGCCTCTAGTATAGAACACATGAATAACTTCAGCATTTTAGAAAAGGACAACAGCAGCGAGTGCAACGGTTATCGAGAAAGTTTGAAAAAAACTCTTATGAACGG AATGAAAACAGCCTCTAGTATAGAACACATGAATAACTTCAGCATTTTAGAAAAGGACAACAGCAGCGAATGCAACGGTTATCGAGAAAGTCCAAACAAAAGTCCTATGAACGG AATGAACAAAGCTCCTGGTAAAACAGAGATGAGCAATTTCAGCACTTTAGATGTGGACAACAGCAGCACCAACAGCAATGAATATGACGGTTATCAAGAAAGTCCAACCAAAACTCCTATTAACAG TTTGCAGTATGTCGACGTGGATGCAGAAAGCCAGAACTTTCTGTCTGGCAAGAAGAAATATGAGAATGAATAT ACTCCCGGCTCAGCGTCGTTTGGGATGTCAGTGTTTAATCTCGGCAATGCCATCATGGGAAGTGGAATACTGGGGCTTTCCTATGCCATGGCCAATACTGGCATCGCCCTGTTTGT GATCCTGCTTGTGGCAGTATTAATCTTCTCCTTGTACTCGGTGCATTTACTACTCAAAACAGCCAATGAAGGAG GGTCTATGGTTTACGAACAGCTGGGGTATAAAGCGTTCGGGCTTCCCGGCAAACTGGCCGCCTCTTGCTCAATCACCATGCAAAACTTTGGAG CTATGGCCAGCTATCTCTTCATTGTGAAGTACGAACTACCGATAGTCATCAAGTCCTTTCTGGACACCAATGACAA ttCCTGGTACACTAACGGCGACTACCTCGTGCTGATCGTCACCGTGGGCATCATTTTACCCCTCTCATTGCTTAAAAACTTGG GTTACCTGGGATACACGAGTGGCTTCTCCTTGTTGTGCATGGTGTTCTTCCTCATTGTG GTGATCTACAAGAAATTCCAGATCCCGTGTCCTCTACCTGAAACCCTTATTAACATCACAGTGAACAGCTCTGTGTCTAAACCCAACACCACAGAGGACGACTGCTGCAAACCCAAATACTTTGTCTTCAACTCACAG ACTGTGTATGCGGTGCCCATTCTGACATTTGCATTTGTCTGCCACCCGGCGATTCTGCCCATGTACCAGGAACTCAAAGA tcgTTCCAGACAGAAGATGCAGAATGTGGCAAATGTGTCCTTTCTGGGAATGTTTGTTATGTATCTACTGGCTGCTCTCTTTGGATATCTGACCTTCAACG AGGCTGTCGAATCCGAGCTTCTTCACACTTACTCCAGGGTCTACGATTTTGATTTGGTGCTTATGATCGTGCGTTTTGCTGTTTTGGTCGCTGTGACCTTAACTGTGCCTGTGGTTCTTTTCCCT ATCCGTACCTCAGTCAACCACCTGACTGGCGCAACTAAAAACTTCAGCTGGCCCCGTCACATCTCCATTACCGTCGGCCTGCTTGTCTGCGTAAACATTCTGGTCATCTTTGTCCCCACCATCAGAGACATTTTTGGATTTATTG GTGCATCTGCTGCGGCCATGCTGATATTCATCCTGCCGTCTGCCTTCTACATCCAACTGGTGAAGAAAGAGTCTATGAAGTCTATTCAAAAAATCTCG GCACTTTTGTTCCTGATCACAGGCATCTTTGTTATGTTGGGTAGTATTACTTTGATTATTTTGGACTGGATCCACAATGCCGGAGTTTCTGAGGACACCGGCAGTGGCCACTAG
- the LOC129432189 gene encoding sodium-coupled neutral amino acid symporter 2 isoform X7, translated as MDNSSECNGYRESPNNTHMNGMKKASSKKDMSNLSILEMDNSSECNGDRESPNKTLMNGMKTASSIEHMNNFSILEKDNSSECNGYRESLKKTLMNGMKTASSIEHMNNFSILEKDNSSECNGYRESPNKSPMNGINEAPGKTEMHFRPLDMNNISTNGNEPHNYQESPNKTHISQHYGFQNGPNKTHINRMNKAPGKTEMSNFSTLDVDNSSTNSNEYDGYQESPTKTPINSLQYVDVDAESQNFLSGKKKYENEYTPGSASFGMSVFNLGNAIMGSGILGLSYAMANTGIALFVILLVAVLIFSLYSVHLLLKTANEGGSMVYEQLGYKAFGLPGKLAASCSITMQNFGAMASYLFIVKYELPIVIKSFLDTNDNSWYTNGDYLVLIVTVGIILPLSLLKNLGYLGYTSGFSLLCMVFFLIVVIYKKFQIPCPLPETLINITVNSSVSKPNTTEDDCCKPKYFVFNSQTVYAVPILTFAFVCHPAILPMYQELKDRSRQKMQNVANVSFLGMFVMYLLAALFGYLTFNEAVESELLHTYSRVYDFDLVLMIVRFAVLVAVTLTVPVVLFPIRTSVNHLTGATKNFSWPRHISITVGLLVCVNILVIFVPTIRDIFGFIGASAAAMLIFILPSAFYIQLVKKESMKSIQKISALLFLITGIFVMLGSITLIILDWIHNAGVSEDTGSGH; from the exons ATGGACAACAGCAGCGAATGCAACGGTTATCGAGAAAGTCCAAACAACACTCATATGAACGG AATGAAAAAAGCCTCTAGTAAAAAAGACATGAGCAACCTCAGCATTTTAGAAATGGACAACAGCAGCGAGTGCAACGGTGACCGAGAAAGTCCAAACAAAACTCTTATGAACGG AATGAAAACAGCCTCTAGTATAGAACACATGAATAACTTCAGCATTTTAGAAAAGGACAACAGCAGCGAGTGCAACGGTTATCGAGAAAGTTTGAAAAAAACTCTTATGAACGG AATGAAAACAGCCTCTAGTATAGAACACATGAATAACTTCAGCATTTTAGAAAAGGACAACAGCAGCGAATGCAACGGTTATCGAGAAAGTCCAAACAAAAGTCCTATGAACGG AATAAACGAAGCCCCTGGTAAAACAGAGATGCATTTCAGGCCTTTAGACATGAACAACATCAGCACCAACGGCAATGAACCCCACAATTATCAAGAAAGTCCTAACAAAACTCATATTAGTCAACACTACGGTTTTCAAAATGGTCCAAACAAAACTCATATTAACAG AATGAACAAAGCTCCTGGTAAAACAGAGATGAGCAATTTCAGCACTTTAGATGTGGACAACAGCAGCACCAACAGCAATGAATATGACGGTTATCAAGAAAGTCCAACCAAAACTCCTATTAACAG TTTGCAGTATGTCGACGTGGATGCAGAAAGCCAGAACTTTCTGTCTGGCAAGAAGAAATATGAGAATGAATAT ACTCCCGGCTCAGCGTCGTTTGGGATGTCAGTGTTTAATCTCGGCAATGCCATCATGGGAAGTGGAATACTGGGGCTTTCCTATGCCATGGCCAATACTGGCATCGCCCTGTTTGT GATCCTGCTTGTGGCAGTATTAATCTTCTCCTTGTACTCGGTGCATTTACTACTCAAAACAGCCAATGAAGGAG GGTCTATGGTTTACGAACAGCTGGGGTATAAAGCGTTCGGGCTTCCCGGCAAACTGGCCGCCTCTTGCTCAATCACCATGCAAAACTTTGGAG CTATGGCCAGCTATCTCTTCATTGTGAAGTACGAACTACCGATAGTCATCAAGTCCTTTCTGGACACCAATGACAA ttCCTGGTACACTAACGGCGACTACCTCGTGCTGATCGTCACCGTGGGCATCATTTTACCCCTCTCATTGCTTAAAAACTTGG GTTACCTGGGATACACGAGTGGCTTCTCCTTGTTGTGCATGGTGTTCTTCCTCATTGTG GTGATCTACAAGAAATTCCAGATCCCGTGTCCTCTACCTGAAACCCTTATTAACATCACAGTGAACAGCTCTGTGTCTAAACCCAACACCACAGAGGACGACTGCTGCAAACCCAAATACTTTGTCTTCAACTCACAG ACTGTGTATGCGGTGCCCATTCTGACATTTGCATTTGTCTGCCACCCGGCGATTCTGCCCATGTACCAGGAACTCAAAGA tcgTTCCAGACAGAAGATGCAGAATGTGGCAAATGTGTCCTTTCTGGGAATGTTTGTTATGTATCTACTGGCTGCTCTCTTTGGATATCTGACCTTCAACG AGGCTGTCGAATCCGAGCTTCTTCACACTTACTCCAGGGTCTACGATTTTGATTTGGTGCTTATGATCGTGCGTTTTGCTGTTTTGGTCGCTGTGACCTTAACTGTGCCTGTGGTTCTTTTCCCT ATCCGTACCTCAGTCAACCACCTGACTGGCGCAACTAAAAACTTCAGCTGGCCCCGTCACATCTCCATTACCGTCGGCCTGCTTGTCTGCGTAAACATTCTGGTCATCTTTGTCCCCACCATCAGAGACATTTTTGGATTTATTG GTGCATCTGCTGCGGCCATGCTGATATTCATCCTGCCGTCTGCCTTCTACATCCAACTGGTGAAGAAAGAGTCTATGAAGTCTATTCAAAAAATCTCG GCACTTTTGTTCCTGATCACAGGCATCTTTGTTATGTTGGGTAGTATTACTTTGATTATTTTGGACTGGATCCACAATGCCGGAGTTTCTGAGGACACCGGCAGTGGCCACTAG
- the LOC129432189 gene encoding sodium-coupled neutral amino acid symporter 2 isoform X1, translating to MSNFSILKMDNSSECNGYRESPNNTHMNGMKTASSIEHMTNFSILEKDNSSECNGYRESLKKTLMNGMKKASSKKDLSNFSILEMDNSSECNGYRESPNKTLMNGMKKASSKKDMSNLSILEMDNSSECNGDRESPNKTLMNGMKTASSIEHMNNFSILEKDNSSECNGYRESLKKTLMNGMKTASSIEHMNNFSILEKDNSSECNGYRESPNKSPMNGINEAPGKTEMHFRPLDMNNISTNGNEPHNYQESPNKTHISQHYGFQNGPNKTHINRMNKAPGKTEMSNFSTLDVDNSSTNSNEYDGYQESPTKTPINSLQYVDVDAESQNFLSGKKKYENEYTPGSASFGMSVFNLGNAIMGSGILGLSYAMANTGIALFVILLVAVLIFSLYSVHLLLKTANEGGSMVYEQLGYKAFGLPGKLAASCSITMQNFGAMASYLFIVKYELPIVIKSFLDTNDNSWYTNGDYLVLIVTVGIILPLSLLKNLGYLGYTSGFSLLCMVFFLIVVIYKKFQIPCPLPETLINITVNSSVSKPNTTEDDCCKPKYFVFNSQTVYAVPILTFAFVCHPAILPMYQELKDRSRQKMQNVANVSFLGMFVMYLLAALFGYLTFNEAVESELLHTYSRVYDFDLVLMIVRFAVLVAVTLTVPVVLFPIRTSVNHLTGATKNFSWPRHISITVGLLVCVNILVIFVPTIRDIFGFIGASAAAMLIFILPSAFYIQLVKKESMKSIQKISALLFLITGIFVMLGSITLIILDWIHNAGVSEDTGSGH from the exons ATGAGTAACTTCAGCATTTTAAAAATGGACAACAGCAGCGAATGCAACGGTTATCGAGAAAGTCCAAACAACACTCATATGAACGG AATGAAAACAGCCTCTAGTATAGAACACATGACTAACTTCAGCATTTTAGAAAAGGACAACAGCAGTGAATGCAACGGTTATCGAGAAAGTTTGAAAAAAACTCTTATGAACGG AATGAAAAAAGCCTCTAGTAAAAAAGACTTGAGCAACTTCAGCATTTTAGAAATGGACAACAGCAGTGAATGCAACGGTTATCGAGAAAGTCCAAACAAAACTCTTATGAACGG AATGAAAAAAGCCTCTAGTAAAAAAGACATGAGCAACCTCAGCATTTTAGAAATGGACAACAGCAGCGAGTGCAACGGTGACCGAGAAAGTCCAAACAAAACTCTTATGAACGG AATGAAAACAGCCTCTAGTATAGAACACATGAATAACTTCAGCATTTTAGAAAAGGACAACAGCAGCGAGTGCAACGGTTATCGAGAAAGTTTGAAAAAAACTCTTATGAACGG AATGAAAACAGCCTCTAGTATAGAACACATGAATAACTTCAGCATTTTAGAAAAGGACAACAGCAGCGAATGCAACGGTTATCGAGAAAGTCCAAACAAAAGTCCTATGAACGG AATAAACGAAGCCCCTGGTAAAACAGAGATGCATTTCAGGCCTTTAGACATGAACAACATCAGCACCAACGGCAATGAACCCCACAATTATCAAGAAAGTCCTAACAAAACTCATATTAGTCAACACTACGGTTTTCAAAATGGTCCAAACAAAACTCATATTAACAG AATGAACAAAGCTCCTGGTAAAACAGAGATGAGCAATTTCAGCACTTTAGATGTGGACAACAGCAGCACCAACAGCAATGAATATGACGGTTATCAAGAAAGTCCAACCAAAACTCCTATTAACAG TTTGCAGTATGTCGACGTGGATGCAGAAAGCCAGAACTTTCTGTCTGGCAAGAAGAAATATGAGAATGAATAT ACTCCCGGCTCAGCGTCGTTTGGGATGTCAGTGTTTAATCTCGGCAATGCCATCATGGGAAGTGGAATACTGGGGCTTTCCTATGCCATGGCCAATACTGGCATCGCCCTGTTTGT GATCCTGCTTGTGGCAGTATTAATCTTCTCCTTGTACTCGGTGCATTTACTACTCAAAACAGCCAATGAAGGAG GGTCTATGGTTTACGAACAGCTGGGGTATAAAGCGTTCGGGCTTCCCGGCAAACTGGCCGCCTCTTGCTCAATCACCATGCAAAACTTTGGAG CTATGGCCAGCTATCTCTTCATTGTGAAGTACGAACTACCGATAGTCATCAAGTCCTTTCTGGACACCAATGACAA ttCCTGGTACACTAACGGCGACTACCTCGTGCTGATCGTCACCGTGGGCATCATTTTACCCCTCTCATTGCTTAAAAACTTGG GTTACCTGGGATACACGAGTGGCTTCTCCTTGTTGTGCATGGTGTTCTTCCTCATTGTG GTGATCTACAAGAAATTCCAGATCCCGTGTCCTCTACCTGAAACCCTTATTAACATCACAGTGAACAGCTCTGTGTCTAAACCCAACACCACAGAGGACGACTGCTGCAAACCCAAATACTTTGTCTTCAACTCACAG ACTGTGTATGCGGTGCCCATTCTGACATTTGCATTTGTCTGCCACCCGGCGATTCTGCCCATGTACCAGGAACTCAAAGA tcgTTCCAGACAGAAGATGCAGAATGTGGCAAATGTGTCCTTTCTGGGAATGTTTGTTATGTATCTACTGGCTGCTCTCTTTGGATATCTGACCTTCAACG AGGCTGTCGAATCCGAGCTTCTTCACACTTACTCCAGGGTCTACGATTTTGATTTGGTGCTTATGATCGTGCGTTTTGCTGTTTTGGTCGCTGTGACCTTAACTGTGCCTGTGGTTCTTTTCCCT ATCCGTACCTCAGTCAACCACCTGACTGGCGCAACTAAAAACTTCAGCTGGCCCCGTCACATCTCCATTACCGTCGGCCTGCTTGTCTGCGTAAACATTCTGGTCATCTTTGTCCCCACCATCAGAGACATTTTTGGATTTATTG GTGCATCTGCTGCGGCCATGCTGATATTCATCCTGCCGTCTGCCTTCTACATCCAACTGGTGAAGAAAGAGTCTATGAAGTCTATTCAAAAAATCTCG GCACTTTTGTTCCTGATCACAGGCATCTTTGTTATGTTGGGTAGTATTACTTTGATTATTTTGGACTGGATCCACAATGCCGGAGTTTCTGAGGACACCGGCAGTGGCCACTAG
- the LOC129432189 gene encoding sodium-coupled neutral amino acid symporter 2 isoform X8, which produces MSNFSILKMDNSSECNGYRESPNNTHMNGMKTASSIEHMTNFSILEKDNSSECNGYRESLKKTLMNGMKTASSIEHMNNFSILEKDNSSECNGYRESLKKTLMNGMKTASSIEHMNNFSILEKDNSSECNGYRESPNKSPMNGINEAPGKTEMHFRPLDMNNISTNGNEPHNYQESPNKTHISQHYGFQNGPNKTHINRMNKAPGKTEMSNFSTLDVDNSSTNSNEYDGYQESPTKTPINSLQYVDVDAESQNFLSGKKKYENEYTPGSASFGMSVFNLGNAIMGSGILGLSYAMANTGIALFVILLVAVLIFSLYSVHLLLKTANEGGSMVYEQLGYKAFGLPGKLAASCSITMQNFGAMASYLFIVKYELPIVIKSFLDTNDNSWYTNGDYLVLIVTVGIILPLSLLKNLGYLGYTSGFSLLCMVFFLIVVIYKKFQIPCPLPETLINITVNSSVSKPNTTEDDCCKPKYFVFNSQTVYAVPILTFAFVCHPAILPMYQELKDRSRQKMQNVANVSFLGMFVMYLLAALFGYLTFNEAVESELLHTYSRVYDFDLVLMIVRFAVLVAVTLTVPVVLFPIRTSVNHLTGATKNFSWPRHISITVGLLVCVNILVIFVPTIRDIFGFIGASAAAMLIFILPSAFYIQLVKKESMKSIQKISALLFLITGIFVMLGSITLIILDWIHNAGVSEDTGSGH; this is translated from the exons ATGAGTAACTTCAGCATTTTAAAAATGGACAACAGCAGCGAATGCAACGGTTATCGAGAAAGTCCAAACAACACTCATATGAACGG AATGAAAACAGCCTCTAGTATAGAACACATGACTAACTTCAGCATTTTAGAAAAGGACAACAGCAGTGAATGCAACGGTTATCGAGAAAGTTTGAAAAAAACTCTTATGAACGG AATGAAAACAGCCTCTAGTATAGAACACATGAATAACTTCAGCATTTTAGAAAAGGACAACAGCAGCGAGTGCAACGGTTATCGAGAAAGTTTGAAAAAAACTCTTATGAACGG AATGAAAACAGCCTCTAGTATAGAACACATGAATAACTTCAGCATTTTAGAAAAGGACAACAGCAGCGAATGCAACGGTTATCGAGAAAGTCCAAACAAAAGTCCTATGAACGG AATAAACGAAGCCCCTGGTAAAACAGAGATGCATTTCAGGCCTTTAGACATGAACAACATCAGCACCAACGGCAATGAACCCCACAATTATCAAGAAAGTCCTAACAAAACTCATATTAGTCAACACTACGGTTTTCAAAATGGTCCAAACAAAACTCATATTAACAG AATGAACAAAGCTCCTGGTAAAACAGAGATGAGCAATTTCAGCACTTTAGATGTGGACAACAGCAGCACCAACAGCAATGAATATGACGGTTATCAAGAAAGTCCAACCAAAACTCCTATTAACAG TTTGCAGTATGTCGACGTGGATGCAGAAAGCCAGAACTTTCTGTCTGGCAAGAAGAAATATGAGAATGAATAT ACTCCCGGCTCAGCGTCGTTTGGGATGTCAGTGTTTAATCTCGGCAATGCCATCATGGGAAGTGGAATACTGGGGCTTTCCTATGCCATGGCCAATACTGGCATCGCCCTGTTTGT GATCCTGCTTGTGGCAGTATTAATCTTCTCCTTGTACTCGGTGCATTTACTACTCAAAACAGCCAATGAAGGAG GGTCTATGGTTTACGAACAGCTGGGGTATAAAGCGTTCGGGCTTCCCGGCAAACTGGCCGCCTCTTGCTCAATCACCATGCAAAACTTTGGAG CTATGGCCAGCTATCTCTTCATTGTGAAGTACGAACTACCGATAGTCATCAAGTCCTTTCTGGACACCAATGACAA ttCCTGGTACACTAACGGCGACTACCTCGTGCTGATCGTCACCGTGGGCATCATTTTACCCCTCTCATTGCTTAAAAACTTGG GTTACCTGGGATACACGAGTGGCTTCTCCTTGTTGTGCATGGTGTTCTTCCTCATTGTG GTGATCTACAAGAAATTCCAGATCCCGTGTCCTCTACCTGAAACCCTTATTAACATCACAGTGAACAGCTCTGTGTCTAAACCCAACACCACAGAGGACGACTGCTGCAAACCCAAATACTTTGTCTTCAACTCACAG ACTGTGTATGCGGTGCCCATTCTGACATTTGCATTTGTCTGCCACCCGGCGATTCTGCCCATGTACCAGGAACTCAAAGA tcgTTCCAGACAGAAGATGCAGAATGTGGCAAATGTGTCCTTTCTGGGAATGTTTGTTATGTATCTACTGGCTGCTCTCTTTGGATATCTGACCTTCAACG AGGCTGTCGAATCCGAGCTTCTTCACACTTACTCCAGGGTCTACGATTTTGATTTGGTGCTTATGATCGTGCGTTTTGCTGTTTTGGTCGCTGTGACCTTAACTGTGCCTGTGGTTCTTTTCCCT ATCCGTACCTCAGTCAACCACCTGACTGGCGCAACTAAAAACTTCAGCTGGCCCCGTCACATCTCCATTACCGTCGGCCTGCTTGTCTGCGTAAACATTCTGGTCATCTTTGTCCCCACCATCAGAGACATTTTTGGATTTATTG GTGCATCTGCTGCGGCCATGCTGATATTCATCCTGCCGTCTGCCTTCTACATCCAACTGGTGAAGAAAGAGTCTATGAAGTCTATTCAAAAAATCTCG GCACTTTTGTTCCTGATCACAGGCATCTTTGTTATGTTGGGTAGTATTACTTTGATTATTTTGGACTGGATCCACAATGCCGGAGTTTCTGAGGACACCGGCAGTGGCCACTAG
- the LOC129432189 gene encoding sodium-coupled neutral amino acid symporter 2 isoform X9 codes for MSNFSILKMDNSSECNGYRESPNNTHMNGMKTASSIEHMTNFSILEKDNSSECNGYRESLKKTLMNGMKKASSKKDLSNFSILEMDNSSECNGYRESPNKTLMNGMKKASSKKDMSNLSILEMDNSSECNGDRESPNKTLMNGMNKAPGKTEMSNFSTLDVDNSSTNSNEYDGYQESPTKTPINSLQYVDVDAESQNFLSGKKKYENEYTPGSASFGMSVFNLGNAIMGSGILGLSYAMANTGIALFVILLVAVLIFSLYSVHLLLKTANEGGSMVYEQLGYKAFGLPGKLAASCSITMQNFGAMASYLFIVKYELPIVIKSFLDTNDNSWYTNGDYLVLIVTVGIILPLSLLKNLGYLGYTSGFSLLCMVFFLIVVIYKKFQIPCPLPETLINITVNSSVSKPNTTEDDCCKPKYFVFNSQTVYAVPILTFAFVCHPAILPMYQELKDRSRQKMQNVANVSFLGMFVMYLLAALFGYLTFNEAVESELLHTYSRVYDFDLVLMIVRFAVLVAVTLTVPVVLFPIRTSVNHLTGATKNFSWPRHISITVGLLVCVNILVIFVPTIRDIFGFIGASAAAMLIFILPSAFYIQLVKKESMKSIQKISALLFLITGIFVMLGSITLIILDWIHNAGVSEDTGSGH; via the exons ATGAGTAACTTCAGCATTTTAAAAATGGACAACAGCAGCGAATGCAACGGTTATCGAGAAAGTCCAAACAACACTCATATGAACGG AATGAAAACAGCCTCTAGTATAGAACACATGACTAACTTCAGCATTTTAGAAAAGGACAACAGCAGTGAATGCAACGGTTATCGAGAAAGTTTGAAAAAAACTCTTATGAACGG AATGAAAAAAGCCTCTAGTAAAAAAGACTTGAGCAACTTCAGCATTTTAGAAATGGACAACAGCAGTGAATGCAACGGTTATCGAGAAAGTCCAAACAAAACTCTTATGAACGG AATGAAAAAAGCCTCTAGTAAAAAAGACATGAGCAACCTCAGCATTTTAGAAATGGACAACAGCAGCGAGTGCAACGGTGACCGAGAAAGTCCAAACAAAACTCTTATGAACGG AATGAACAAAGCTCCTGGTAAAACAGAGATGAGCAATTTCAGCACTTTAGATGTGGACAACAGCAGCACCAACAGCAATGAATATGACGGTTATCAAGAAAGTCCAACCAAAACTCCTATTAACAG TTTGCAGTATGTCGACGTGGATGCAGAAAGCCAGAACTTTCTGTCTGGCAAGAAGAAATATGAGAATGAATAT ACTCCCGGCTCAGCGTCGTTTGGGATGTCAGTGTTTAATCTCGGCAATGCCATCATGGGAAGTGGAATACTGGGGCTTTCCTATGCCATGGCCAATACTGGCATCGCCCTGTTTGT GATCCTGCTTGTGGCAGTATTAATCTTCTCCTTGTACTCGGTGCATTTACTACTCAAAACAGCCAATGAAGGAG GGTCTATGGTTTACGAACAGCTGGGGTATAAAGCGTTCGGGCTTCCCGGCAAACTGGCCGCCTCTTGCTCAATCACCATGCAAAACTTTGGAG CTATGGCCAGCTATCTCTTCATTGTGAAGTACGAACTACCGATAGTCATCAAGTCCTTTCTGGACACCAATGACAA ttCCTGGTACACTAACGGCGACTACCTCGTGCTGATCGTCACCGTGGGCATCATTTTACCCCTCTCATTGCTTAAAAACTTGG GTTACCTGGGATACACGAGTGGCTTCTCCTTGTTGTGCATGGTGTTCTTCCTCATTGTG GTGATCTACAAGAAATTCCAGATCCCGTGTCCTCTACCTGAAACCCTTATTAACATCACAGTGAACAGCTCTGTGTCTAAACCCAACACCACAGAGGACGACTGCTGCAAACCCAAATACTTTGTCTTCAACTCACAG ACTGTGTATGCGGTGCCCATTCTGACATTTGCATTTGTCTGCCACCCGGCGATTCTGCCCATGTACCAGGAACTCAAAGA tcgTTCCAGACAGAAGATGCAGAATGTGGCAAATGTGTCCTTTCTGGGAATGTTTGTTATGTATCTACTGGCTGCTCTCTTTGGATATCTGACCTTCAACG AGGCTGTCGAATCCGAGCTTCTTCACACTTACTCCAGGGTCTACGATTTTGATTTGGTGCTTATGATCGTGCGTTTTGCTGTTTTGGTCGCTGTGACCTTAACTGTGCCTGTGGTTCTTTTCCCT ATCCGTACCTCAGTCAACCACCTGACTGGCGCAACTAAAAACTTCAGCTGGCCCCGTCACATCTCCATTACCGTCGGCCTGCTTGTCTGCGTAAACATTCTGGTCATCTTTGTCCCCACCATCAGAGACATTTTTGGATTTATTG GTGCATCTGCTGCGGCCATGCTGATATTCATCCTGCCGTCTGCCTTCTACATCCAACTGGTGAAGAAAGAGTCTATGAAGTCTATTCAAAAAATCTCG GCACTTTTGTTCCTGATCACAGGCATCTTTGTTATGTTGGGTAGTATTACTTTGATTATTTTGGACTGGATCCACAATGCCGGAGTTTCTGAGGACACCGGCAGTGGCCACTAG